The Zingiber officinale cultivar Zhangliang chromosome 9A, Zo_v1.1, whole genome shotgun sequence genome window below encodes:
- the LOC122020063 gene encoding polyadenylate-binding protein-interacting protein 11-like, with amino-acid sequence MAAVAEKAIGSDEQLLHRKSPPSAAKAAEESDRDYKRNVKRLVDLLSKLNPFAKEFVPSSHADVAGEGRHCKSNSQLSADAPVFVASSDYYYNYGLISNTGSRKDSSSDGSSNNQPNRRRRNGFSQGKKRPNYRHRGAKRDDSIKRTVYVSDIDHLVTEQKLAGIFSTFGPVVDCRICGDPNSTLRFAFIEFTYEDGARAALNLGGAMLGYFVRVLPSKTAILPVNPKFLPISDVEKEMVVRTVYCTNIDKKVAEADVKSFFERLCGEVSRLRLLGDSVHSTCIAFVEFVQAESAIVALNCSGMLLGALPVRVSPSKTPVRPHAMQATSN; translated from the exons ATGGCTGCCGTGGCCGAGAAGGCGATCGGGTCCGATGAACAGTTGCTCCATCGCAAATCGCCGCCATCGGCAGCGAAGGCAGCGGAGGAATCGGATAGGGATTACAAGAGGAACGTGAAGAGGCTGGTCGATTTGCTCTCCAAATTAAACCCCTTCGCCAAGGAGTTCGTCCCTTCCTCTCACGCTGATGTCGCTGGCGAAGGCCGCCACTGCAAATCTAACAGCCAGCTCTCTGCGGATGCCCCCGTTTTCGTGGCGTCGAGTGATTACTATTATAATTATGGACTGATTAGTAATACTGGTAGTAGAAAGGATTCTAGCAGCGACGGATCATCGAATAATCAGCCTAATCGTAGA AGAAGAAATGGTTTTAGCCAGGGAAAGAAGAGGCCGAACTATAGGCATCGAGGAGCTAAAAGGGACGATAGCATTAAGCGAACAGTATATGTATCTGATATTGATCATCTT GTAACTGAACAGAAGCTTGCTGGTATATTTTCTACTTTTGGACCA GTGGTTGATTGTAGAATTTGTGGCGATCCTAATTCAACTCTTCGATTTGCATTTATAGAGTTCACTTATGAGG ATGGTGCAAGAGCAGCATTGAATCTTGGTGGGGCCATGCTAGGTTATTTTGTTAGAGTCTTACCTTCAAAGACTGCAATTCTGCCAGTGAATCCAAAATTTCTTCCTATT TCAGATGTTGAAAAGGAAATGGTCGTGAGGACAGTCTATTGTACAAACATTGATAAGAAG GTTGCTGAAGCAGATGTCAAAAGTTTCTTTGAACGACTCTGTGGTGAG GTTTCTCGATTGAGACTTCTTGGTGATAGTGTACACTCAACATGCATTGCATTTGTAGAGTTTGTTCAG GCAGAAAGTGCCATTGTTGCTCTGAACTGCAGCGGCATGCTTTTAGGAGCTCTTCCTGTCAG GGTGAGTCCTTCGAAGACACCAGTAAGGCCGCATGCAATGCAAGCCACTTCAAATTGA
- the LOC122020200 gene encoding sodium/calcium exchanger NCL2-like yields MARRRRMAFSPSPLPLAVLLLLLLLFAGRFAYSRLISPTIAEEALDLAVSDGISSRAAAAVKYSPFLRLPEASAAAECEPSYGFLPCTTTVLGNLFLVIVYGFLMLKAATYLSSGSELLLGILGPGIIGGLFLPILGALPDALLILVSGLSGSKETAQDQVLIGMGLLAGSTVMLLTVLWGSCVIVGKCDISEYSTSIDLQDTKGFSLFGSGITVDAPTCYSARIMALSIIPFIIVQLPKVFKFPSGQRVAVLVALIMAIVLLLSYCLYQIVQPWIQKRRLEYAKYRLVISGILRLPHIQALGQLIDDRGNPNLRVIEKLFHQLDLNGDNRVSRSELRALIIGLQIDEINLDKDDAVDAVMKEFDTSGDDYIQVEEFTNGISKWIKQSTRPFAFGSSYSKKLHHAHMEAQNEHAVLTDQGDEVEEESTENPTWTTFKAVLLLILGTIIAAVFADPLVDAVDNFSDATSIPSFFISFIAMPLATNSSEAVSAIIFASRKKQKLASLTFSEIYGAVTMNNTLCLAIFLALVYFRHLTWDFTAEVLIILLVCVVMGVFASLRTTFPLWTCFIAFALYPLSLAIVYVLDYIFGWS; encoded by the exons ATGGCGCGACGCAGGCGTATGGCCTTCTCTCCCTCACCGCTCCCCCTCgccgtcctcctcctcctcctcctcctcttcgccGGCCGATTCGCTTACAGTCGCCTCATCTCACCGACAATCGCAGAGGAGGCACTCGATCTAGCGGTCTCCGATGGGATATCCAGCCGCGCCGCTGCCGCCGTCAAGTACTCCCCTTTCCTCCGCCTCCCAGAGGCTTCCGCGGCGGCGGAGTGCGAGCCATCGTACGGCTTCCTTCCCTGCACCACCACGGTGCTCGGGAACCTCTTCCTGGTGATCGTATACGGGTTCCTGATGCTTAAGGCGGCGACCTATCTCTCCTCCGGGAGCGAACTGCTTCTCGGGATCTTGGGACCAGGCATCATAGGGGGGCTTTTTCTCCCCATCCTTGGAGCTCTCCCTGATGCCTTGCTCATTCTTG TCTCTGGTCTATCTGGAAGCAAAGAAACAGCTCAAGATCAAGTCCTCATTGGGATGGGTTTACTTGCTGGATCAACTGTTATGCTTTTAACAGTACTTTGGGGCTCTTGTGTCATTGTTGGCAAATGTGATATTTCAGAATACTCAACATCGATAGATCTTCAAGATACTAAAGGTTTCAGTCTATTTG GTTCCGGCATTACAGTTGATGCTCCAACATGCTATTCTGCAAGAATCATGGCTCTATCAATTATTCCATTTATTATTGTGCAATTACCAAAAGTTTTTAAGTTTCCTTCTGGACAACGTGTAGCAGTCTTGGTTGCTCTTATCATGGCAATTGTGCTCTTACTGTCTTATTGCTTGTATCAG ATTGTTCAGCCATGGATTCAGAAGAGACGATTGGAATATGCGAAGTACAGGCTTGTTATATCAGGCATTTTAAGACTTCCTCATATCCAAGCCCTTGGACAGCTTATCGATGACAGAGGAAACCCTAATCTACGTGTTATCGAAAA GCTGTTTCATCAGCTAGATCTGAATGGAGACAATAGAGTATCGCGTTCTGAGTTAAGAGCACTTATCATAGGACTTCAGATTGATGAAATAAACTTGGATAAGGATGATGCTGTAGATGCAGTAATGAAAGAGTTCGATACATCTGGAGATGACTATATTCAAGTAGAAGAGTTCACTAATGGCATCTCAAAATGGATCAAACAATCCACAAGGCCTTTTGCATTTGGCAGTTCTTATTCAAAGAAGTTGCATCATGCTCACATG GAAGCTCAAAATGAACACGCTGTGCTCACTGATCAAGGCGACGAGGTTGAAGAAGAAAGTACTGAAAATCCAACATGGACCACCTTCAAAGCAGTCCTCCTTTTGATTCTGGGAACCATCATAGCAGCAGTGTTTGCTGATCCTCTTGTAGATGCTGTTGATAACTTCTCAGACGCTACAAGTATACCATCCTTTTTCATATCCTTCATTGCAATGCCTTTGGCTACCAACTCCAGTGAGGCCGTGTCGGCAATTATTTTTGCAAGTCGAAAGAAGCAAAAACTTGCCTCACTTACCTTTTCAGAG ATATATGGCGCGGTAACAATGAACAACACTCTATGTTTGGCCATCTTCTTGGCTCTTGTTTACTTTCGGCACTTGACATGGGACTTCACGGCGGAAGTGCTAATCATTCTCTTGGTTTGCGTCGTGATGGGTGTCTTCGCTAGCTTGCGCACCACCTTCCCACTGTGGACGTGTTTTATCGCCTTTGCACTCTATCCGCTCTCCTTGGCTATCGTCTATGTTCTCGACTACATCTTCGGCTGGTCATAG